Proteins co-encoded in one Campylobacter ornithocola genomic window:
- a CDS encoding major outer membrane protein, with the protein MKLVKLSLVAALAAGAFSAANAVSLEEAIKDVDVSGMFRYRFESDRLEKGNTVSNGYNGAKENRHRFKSQINFKAALDDNFKAFVQLQYDSTGELGFNSPTAKAETNTAQGFDVEQVYLEYTNEAYATSVIFGKMEVGSIWTDDAIGTGAKIINNSIEGLTFAGYWFDSFNVTDDGDFTALGIADSSLYGAAVLGDFDPFAFQLWAAYSNNWAFLYAVDASYKFSFNDVANFKIQGQYLGNSLDSDKEKLGLDNGNFYAAQLQGQISAFDFQAGIVGYGEKDKATIVTLEDKGRVIAPAEQIFYSSAGSDLRGSTGENFYYFAGLGYTFAETVRVGFDYVGGKSEQVGYDIDKNEYIARLSYKYSPKLTFSGFYSYLTEDFNQQGVEDNDDQFIRLEALYKF; encoded by the coding sequence ATGAAACTAGTTAAACTTAGTTTAGTAGCAGCATTGGCTGCAGGTGCTTTTTCAGCAGCTAATGCTGTTTCACTTGAAGAAGCTATAAAAGATGTTGATGTATCAGGAATGTTTAGATACAGATTTGAATCTGATAGATTAGAAAAAGGAAACACTGTTTCTAATGGTTATAATGGCGCTAAAGAAAACAGACATAGATTTAAATCACAAATCAATTTCAAAGCAGCTTTAGATGATAACTTTAAAGCTTTCGTTCAACTTCAATACGATAGTACAGGTGAGTTAGGTTTTAATAGTCCAACTGCTAAAGCTGAAACAAACACAGCTCAAGGTTTTGATGTTGAACAAGTGTATTTAGAATACACTAATGAAGCTTATGCTACAAGTGTAATCTTTGGTAAAATGGAAGTTGGTTCTATTTGGACTGATGATGCTATCGGTACAGGAGCTAAAATCATCAATAACTCTATCGAAGGTTTAACTTTTGCTGGTTATTGGTTTGACAGCTTTAACGTTACAGACGATGGCGATTTCACTGCTTTAGGTATAGCTGATTCTTCACTATATGGTGCTGCTGTATTAGGTGATTTTGATCCATTTGCTTTCCAACTATGGGCTGCTTATTCAAACAACTGGGCATTTTTATATGCTGTAGATGCTAGCTATAAATTTAGCTTCAATGATGTAGCTAACTTCAAAATCCAAGGTCAATACTTAGGAAATAGCTTAGATAGTGACAAAGAAAAATTAGGTCTTGACAACGGTAATTTCTATGCTGCTCAATTACAAGGTCAAATTTCAGCATTTGATTTCCAAGCAGGTATTGTTGGTTATGGTGAAAAAGATAAAGCTACTATAGTAACATTGGAAGATAAAGGTAGAGTAATAGCTCCAGCAGAGCAAATTTTCTATTCATCTGCAGGTAGTGACTTAAGAGGTAGCACTGGTGAAAATTTCTATTACTTTGCAGGCTTAGGTTATACTTTTGCTGAAACTGTAAGAGTAGGATTTGACTATGTAGGTGGTAAATCTGAACAAGTTGGTTATGATATAGATAAAAATGAATATATTGCAAGATTATCTTATAAATATAGTCCAAAACTTACATTTAGTGGCTTCTATTCTTACCTAACTGAAGATTTCAATCAACAAGGTGTAGAAGATAACGATGATCAATTCATCAGACTTGAAGCTCTATACAAATTCTAA
- a CDS encoding c-type cytochrome, producing MLRLFMISILLINSLLAFNIKSLFTYTFNDNISYDPEKTKEIYFKNKCNTCHGENGEKNSYGKRAIKDLNPEEIKGALKDYANGYYKSQSSDNIQMGIYAKKLSDSDMDHIIAYLKGQNFSIELNQKDLLEEEPAPKTKHNTFLK from the coding sequence ATGTTACGCTTGTTTATGATAAGTATCTTGTTAATTAATTCACTATTAGCTTTTAATATAAAATCTTTATTTACTTACACTTTTAACGATAATATTAGCTATGATCCAGAAAAAACTAAAGAAATATATTTCAAAAATAAATGCAATACTTGTCATGGTGAAAACGGAGAAAAAAATTCTTATGGTAAAAGAGCCATTAAAGATCTAAACCCAGAAGAGATAAAAGGAGCTTTAAAAGATTATGCCAACGGGTACTATAAAAGCCAATCAAGTGATAATATTCAAATGGGTATATATGCTAAAAAATTAAGTGATAGTGATATGGATCATATCATTGCTTATTTAAAAGGGCAAAATTTTTCTATAGAACTTAATCAAAAAGATCTTTTAGAAGAAGAACCTGCACCAAAAACTAAGCATAATACATTTTTAAAATAA
- a CDS encoding ABC transporter substrate-binding protein encodes MKKNLLLASLLCASSIYAAEIKIGVILPLTGTLAAYGNDVYEGIKLANALNPNLKNGDSVKIIAIDTKGDKIETANAATRLISQDKVLGLIGEAVTPNTMQVLSIAEERKIPAIAPVASGDKLLDKKTYASRVCFMDSFQGDKFANYAYKDLNLKSVVVIVDQSNVYSLGLARAFEKEFKQNGGKVLKKLTISSGDKDFKAIVSQLKSINPDFVYMPIYHPEAALIARQAKAVGFDKLLSAGDGVNNKTFIELGGDAVNGVVFTDSFDYNNPPTTLSKKFIEAYEKDHGTKELPAFSAMGADAYYVMVNAMNECTNNLTAQCVNEKIHSTSNFEGVGGVISIDASGNASRSVVIKEIQNQKQIYKTIINP; translated from the coding sequence ATGAAAAAAAATCTACTACTGGCTAGTCTGCTTTGTGCTAGTTCAATTTATGCCGCAGAGATAAAAATAGGTGTTATCTTGCCACTTACTGGCACCTTAGCTGCTTATGGTAATGATGTATATGAAGGCATCAAATTAGCTAATGCCTTAAATCCAAATTTAAAAAATGGAGATAGTGTTAAAATCATAGCCATAGATACGAAAGGTGATAAAATAGAAACAGCAAATGCTGCTACTAGACTCATCTCACAAGATAAAGTTTTAGGGCTTATAGGTGAAGCTGTTACGCCAAATACCATGCAAGTTTTATCTATAGCCGAAGAAAGGAAAATTCCTGCTATAGCACCAGTTGCTTCAGGAGATAAACTTTTAGATAAAAAAACTTATGCTAGTAGAGTTTGTTTTATGGATAGTTTTCAAGGAGATAAATTCGCTAACTATGCATATAAAGATTTAAATTTAAAAAGCGTAGTTGTAATAGTTGATCAAAGCAATGTATATTCTTTAGGTCTAGCAAGAGCTTTTGAAAAGGAATTTAAACAAAACGGTGGAAAAGTACTTAAAAAACTAACCATTTCTTCAGGTGATAAAGACTTTAAAGCTATTGTTTCACAACTAAAAAGCATCAACCCTGATTTTGTTTATATGCCAATCTATCATCCTGAAGCAGCTTTGATAGCAAGACAAGCAAAAGCAGTAGGTTTTGATAAACTTTTAAGTGCAGGTGATGGAGTAAACAACAAAACATTTATCGAACTTGGTGGTGATGCTGTAAATGGAGTAGTTTTTACTGATAGTTTTGATTATAACAATCCTCCAACAACTTTATCTAAAAAATTTATTGAGGCCTATGAAAAAGATCATGGCACTAAAGAACTCCCAGCTTTTTCTGCTATGGGAGCTGATGCTTATTATGTAATGGTAAATGCAATGAATGAATGTACTAATAACCTTACCGCACAATGTGTTAATGAAAAAATTCATTCAACTAGTAATTTTGAAGGTGTAGGTGGAGTTATAAGCATAGATGCAAGTGGCAATGCGAGTCGCTCTGTAGTTATAAAAGAAATACAAAACCAAAAACAAATTTACAAAACTATTATCAATCCCTGA
- a CDS encoding ABC transporter substrate-binding protein, with protein MKKISIVILSIITSNIIQAKEINIGVVLPLTGPTAAYGQSALDGVKIANSMNNTLSNGDKVNIVVVDTKGDKIESANASTRLVSQNKAYALIGEMLTANTLQVIRIGEEKKIPVVAPAATADKILNKKLYASRVCFMDSFQGSSLATYVKNKLNYTKAVIVSDQSADYSLGLTRAFEKEFNKQGGKILDKFRITAGDKDFKAILSQIKNLKPDFIYLPVYYTEASLFARQAKAMGVNIPMGSADGVADETFINLAQEAAEGYLFTDSFDYNNPPTQLSKDFILAYEKEKQNKEVPNFTAMGADAYFVIFEAMQKCINDFNSKCINDNIHSTSNFEGVSGVISIDKTGNATRSIVIKSIENQKQVYKDSILP; from the coding sequence ATGAAAAAAATCAGTATAGTTATATTATCCATCATAACTAGTAATATCATACAAGCAAAAGAAATTAACATTGGTGTAGTCTTACCTCTAACAGGTCCAACTGCAGCTTATGGACAAAGTGCTTTAGATGGAGTTAAAATTGCAAACTCTATGAATAACACTTTAAGCAATGGTGATAAAGTAAATATAGTTGTAGTAGATACAAAAGGTGATAAAATAGAAAGTGCTAATGCTAGCACAAGATTAGTTTCGCAAAATAAAGCTTATGCTCTTATTGGAGAAATGCTAACAGCTAACACTTTGCAAGTTATAAGAATTGGTGAAGAAAAAAAGATTCCTGTAGTTGCTCCTGCTGCTACTGCAGATAAAATTTTAAACAAAAAACTATATGCTAGTAGAGTTTGTTTTATGGATAGTTTTCAAGGATCATCTTTGGCTACATATGTAAAAAATAAACTAAATTACACCAAAGCTGTTATTGTTAGCGACCAAAGTGCTGACTATTCTTTGGGTTTAACTAGAGCTTTTGAAAAAGAATTTAATAAGCAAGGTGGAAAAATTTTAGATAAATTTAGAATTACTGCAGGAGATAAAGATTTTAAAGCTATACTTTCGCAAATTAAAAATTTAAAACCTGATTTTATTTATCTTCCAGTATATTATACTGAAGCTTCTTTATTTGCACGTCAAGCAAAAGCAATGGGTGTAAATATCCCTATGGGTTCAGCAGATGGAGTAGCTGATGAAACTTTTATCAATCTTGCTCAAGAAGCAGCCGAAGGATATTTATTTACCGATAGTTTTGATTACAACAATCCTCCGACGCAACTTTCAAAAGATTTCATATTAGCCTATGAAAAAGAAAAGCAAAACAAAGAGGTTCCAAATTTCACAGCTATGGGTGCTGATGCATATTTTGTAATCTTTGAGGCTATGCAAAAATGTATTAATGATTTTAATAGCAAATGTATTAATGATAATATTCATTCAACCTCTAATTTTGAAGGAGTAAGTGGGGTAATTAGTATTGATAAGACTGGTAATGCTACACGCTCAATTGTTATAAAATCAATAGAAAATCAAAAACAAGTTTACAAAGATTCAATTCTTCCGTAA
- a CDS encoding branched-chain amino acid ABC transporter permease, protein MDSSLILQQIINGFSLGSMYALIAIGYTMVYGVLRLINFAHGDIMMVGAYSALFCVTSMNVPFLGALSLAMLFAAALGIAIDRVAYKPLRKAPRISLLITAIGISFLIQNVFNVLFGSTPKYFPVPSYLEAVINFNNISISINSILVPILTFFILLVVLFILYKSKYGIAIRALAFDVHTVNLMGIDANRIIAIVFALGSALAAIGGIFWAVSYPSVEPSMGTLIGLKAFGAAVLGGIGSVAGAVLGGLIIGFTEVVVVAIFPDLSGFKDAFAFIFLVLILLFKPTGILGINFEKSRF, encoded by the coding sequence ATGGATAGTTCTTTAATTTTACAACAAATTATAAATGGTTTTAGTTTAGGTAGCATGTATGCACTTATTGCCATAGGCTATACAATGGTCTATGGTGTTTTAAGATTAATTAATTTTGCACATGGTGATATTATGATGGTAGGTGCATACTCAGCTTTATTTTGTGTTACAAGTATGAATGTGCCTTTTTTAGGTGCTCTTTCTCTAGCTATGTTGTTTGCAGCAGCCTTGGGTATAGCAATCGATAGAGTAGCTTACAAACCTTTAAGAAAAGCACCTAGGATTTCTTTGCTTATTACAGCCATAGGTATAAGTTTTTTAATACAAAATGTATTTAATGTTTTATTTGGTTCTACGCCAAAATATTTCCCTGTACCAAGCTACCTAGAAGCAGTAATTAATTTTAATAATATTAGTATCAGTATTAACAGTATCTTGGTGCCAATTTTAACATTTTTTATACTATTAGTAGTTTTATTTATACTCTATAAAAGTAAATATGGCATTGCAATTAGAGCTTTAGCTTTTGATGTTCATACTGTAAATTTAATGGGTATTGATGCAAATCGTATTATAGCTATTGTATTTGCGTTAGGATCAGCTTTAGCTGCCATTGGCGGTATTTTTTGGGCAGTAAGCTACCCTTCAGTAGAACCTAGCATGGGAACTCTAATAGGGCTTAAAGCTTTCGGCGCTGCTGTTTTAGGTGGTATTGGTTCTGTTGCTGGTGCGGTTTTAGGAGGCTTGATCATAGGATTTACAGAAGTTGTAGTGGTTGCTATCTTTCCTGATCTTTCTGGTTTTAAAGATGCTTTTGCATTTATTTTTTTAGTATTGATTTTACTTTTCAAGCCAACTGGAATTTTAGGTATTAATTTTGAAAAAAGTAGGTTTTAA
- a CDS encoding branched-chain amino acid ABC transporter permease — MIARKITHLSFFIIALAVLFISPYFFNDYKIGILSNIAIFVILAVSYNLINGVTGQFSLEPNGFVAIGAYVAALVLLTSESKIDQFSLEDPSNFILMIHSPSFIVALLSAGVCAMLLSLVLAFAVFRVRGDYLAIVTLGFGIIIKLMAINFASITNGSLGLNDIPKHTTLYWSGGIAIFSVIIILNIVSSKFGRAMKAVRDDEDAALAMGINTFNIKTLAFSTSAFLEGVGGGLLACALASVSPEQFDFLFTFQLLIIIVLGGLGSTTGAIIGAILVIGGSEYLRFLDESMNIFGYETPAMPGLRMVVFSIILILVMLFARRGIMGDKELTDVLFKFSKGKKK; from the coding sequence ATGATTGCAAGAAAAATTACACATTTAAGTTTTTTCATAATAGCACTTGCTGTTCTTTTTATATCTCCTTATTTTTTCAATGATTATAAAATAGGAATTTTAAGCAATATCGCCATTTTTGTAATCTTAGCAGTAAGTTACAATCTTATCAATGGAGTTACAGGGCAATTTTCGTTAGAACCAAACGGTTTTGTAGCCATAGGAGCTTATGTAGCTGCTTTAGTTTTACTTACAAGTGAAAGTAAAATTGATCAGTTTTCTTTAGAAGATCCAAGCAATTTTATTTTAATGATTCATTCGCCAAGTTTTATTGTAGCTTTACTTTCTGCTGGTGTTTGTGCCATGCTTTTGTCTTTAGTTTTGGCTTTTGCCGTATTTAGAGTCAGAGGAGATTACCTAGCTATTGTAACTCTAGGTTTTGGTATTATTATCAAACTTATGGCAATTAATTTTGCTTCAATTACAAATGGATCTTTAGGTTTAAATGATATTCCAAAACATACAACTTTATACTGGAGTGGTGGGATTGCAATATTTTCTGTTATTATCATCCTAAATATTGTTAGTTCAAAGTTTGGTAGAGCGATGAAAGCTGTAAGAGATGATGAGGATGCAGCGTTGGCAATGGGCATTAATACTTTTAATATTAAAACTCTAGCTTTTAGCACTTCAGCATTTTTAGAAGGTGTTGGTGGAGGATTGCTAGCTTGTGCGTTGGCTTCAGTTTCACCTGAACAATTTGACTTTTTATTTACTTTTCAGCTTTTAATTATCATTGTTTTAGGTGGTTTAGGTTCAACTACCGGTGCTATTATAGGAGCTATTTTGGTAATAGGCGGAAGTGAATATTTGAGATTTTTAGATGAAAGCATGAATATCTTTGGCTATGAAACTCCAGCTATGCCTGGCCTTAGAATGGTTGTATTTTCCATTATATTGATTTTAGTGATGCTTTTTGCAAGAAGAGGAATAATGGGTGATAAAGAGTTGACAGATGTTTTATTTAAGTTTTCTAAAGGAAAGAAAAAATGA